In the Natrinema sp. CBA1119 genome, ACGAGAACGTCTCGATGTCGCGGACGAGCACCGGTTTCCCGGCGGCCATCGCCTCGAGCAACGCGATCCCCTCGTTTTCCTCGTGCGTGGGGAAACAGAAAATGTCACCCGCTGCGAACGCTCCGCGGATGTCGTCGATGTAGCCGGTGAACGTACAGTTCGCCGGGGAGTCCTCGATCAACCGCGTCGTCTCTCGCCCTTTCAAGGAGAGGTCCAGCGGGCCGAACCACGCGAAATCCAGTTCGGGCAGCCGGCGGGCCAACTCGACGAACGTCTCGAGACCCTTGCGCTTGATGACGTGGCCGACGAGGAAGACGGTCGGCGATTCGAGGTCGTAGCGCTCGCGGTACTCGGCCTCGAGCGATTCGAACCCCGCGAGTTTCTCGCGGTCGACGCCGTTCGAGATGACCGTCGTCGGCGCGTCGGTGTACGTCTCGAGCAGCCGCCGGTTGTACTCCGATGGACAGACGAGCGCGTCGGCCAGTCCGTAGGCCCACCGGAGGTACGGTTTGAGCGGCCTGGCGAGCGCGTTCGTGAACCGAAAGCTCTCCCCGAAATCCTCGGCGGTCACGTGCGTGTGCGCGACAACTGGGATGTTTCGTCGCCGCGCTCGCCGCGCGTACCAGACCGAGCGCGGTCCCATGAGGTTGCAGTGAAAGACGTCGGCCTCGAGCGTCGGCTCGGTCGTGTACGTGAGGTCCAGTCGGTCCAACATTTTCCGCTGGTGGACGACGGACTCGTGAATGCCGCCGGTGACGTGCGCTTCGAGTTCGAAGTAGTGGCTGATCTTCATACCGGACTCCCCCTGATCGGTGCGGGTACAGTTACCCCCTCGAGACCGTCGCCGCGAACCGGCGAGCGGTGTCCTCGTCGCTGTCCGAGCGCGGCGTTACTCGACTTCGAGCCACGGCACCTCCATGAGCGCCGGGATGTGCGTCTCGATGTGGTGTTCCCAGACACCTTCCTCGCCGAACGCCTCCCCGTGGTCCGCGGTCACGACGACGGTGCCGTCCAACTCCGAGGCCACGTCGGCGACGGACTCGAGGGCGATCCGCAGGTTCTCCTCGTAGAGTTCCATAGCCGCCTCTCGAGTGCCGTTCTTGACGAGGTCGGCGGGGTCGAGTTCGAGCCAGAGGCCCGCCTTCTGGGCGAGTTCGCTGCCCTCGAGTGTGTTCTCCACCTTCGGGCGGATCGTATCGCCGAGCGAGGAGAGAGTCCCGCCACCGCCGTCGGTTTCCTTCTCGGCTTCTTCCTGTTTCCGGATCCCCTTCTGGATCTGTTTGAGCTTCTGGCCCTTGCCGCGGGAGAGGTAGGGCGCGTGTGGCTGCATGTAGTGGAGTACCGTCCGATCCGCCGTCTCGACCGCGTCCTGATTGTCGTGGTACGCCTCCGCCAGACTGTCCGGGGGGACCGTCCCGAGGTCGTCGTCCCAGCCGGACTTCCACACGTCGAAGACGTCGCTGATGTGCTCCGAGGCGGTCCACTCGTAGTCGCAGCTGGCCCCCCACTTCAGTTCGTTCAGCGGAATCCCCAGGTCGTTAATAAATGGATTCCCCGAGAAGTACGCGATATCGTGTTCGTCGGTAAATGTCCGATAGGCCCACTCCGGAGTCGACGAACCGGTGCTCCAGCGCTTTTCTAACGTCCCGTCGAGGTACTCGTCATATACGTCGCTGAATACGTCGTACCGGCACGCATCCAGCACCAGACAGTAATCCCAGTCCGACTCGAGGAAGTGCTGGTCCTGCATTAGTTGCCGCTACCTTTCGAGTCGACCTACGTATTCTTATTGGTTCCCGGAAAGTCACCAAAACCGGCCCTATTCCCCGGTACATCTCCGATATCGTCCTGCCGTGTCAGTCCGCTCGCTCGTCGAGCCGACATCTCATACGGTCTGCTGTAAGTAATTTCCGGCACAACCGCGATTCGGCCTCCGGCCGCGCCGGTAAATCGTTACAGCAAACCGTCTCACTCGAGATAGCCCAGCTCCCGCAGCCGATCGCGGGTCTCCTCGTCGGCCTCGTCGAGCGCGTCGGCCGCGTCGTCGGTCTCCGTCGGGTCGTCCCACGCGCCGCCGACCCCTTCCTCGAAGCGAGCCAGCGCCCGTTCGGTCGCAGCGACGATATCGTCGTCGGCCGGATCGACCGATGTTCGCTCCACGGGGTCCTCGTCGAGCCGGTACCCCTCGTCGGGGATGCGGTCCGCGCGGACGTACTTCGCGTCCGTGCTCCGGGCGGCGCGCAGCCGCGAGTAGGCGCGGTGATCGTCCGGGAGATCGATGCCGGCCTCGCTCGCTTTCTCCTCTAAGTGATGCAGTTCGATGACCGGCTGGGCGTACTCGACGAACGCGTAGTTCCCCTCACCCTCGAGGACGGCGCGCTGGCCGGCGTCGGGATCGACAGCCCCTTCGAACGCGCGATACTCGCTCGAGAGCAACGAGCGCGTCGCGTCGCGGGCGACGACGCGGTCGGAATGTCCGTCGACATCCGTCCGGCCGACTGCATCGGGATTGACATCCAGCACGTCGAGCACCGTGTGATAGCAATCGAGCAACTCGACGAGGTCGTCGCGCCGGTCTGCCTCGAGGTCGGGATGTTTGACCAGCAGCGGGACGTTGATGAGCTGATCGTAGAGGGCGAACTCGTGGCCGTAGAGGTCGTGTTCGCCGTGGAGTTCGCCGTGGTCGGCCGCGACGACGACTGTCGTCTCCTCCCACTGGTCGGTCTCGCGGAGCCAGTCGAACAGGCGGCCGAGTTCGGCGTCCATGTGGGCGATTTCGGCGTCGTAGAGGCCGCGAATGTCTTCCCACTCGTCGTCGTCGATATCGCGGGCACCCGAATTGAACTCCTTGGAGTTCTGGCAGACGTCGTCGGGATCGACGCCGGGGGCGAACTCCTCGCGGTACTCCTCGGGCGGGTAGTACGGCAGGTGGGCGTCCATCAGATTGACGAAGGCGAACCAGCCGTCGTCGCTCTCGCTGTCGTCGATGAAGGACTTGGTTCGATCGATTACCGACGGCGTCTTCGAGTCTGCCCCCTCGCCGCTGGCGAGTTTGGAGTGGGCCATCGCGCCGAGGTGGACGAGCTTCGACGCCAGATCGCGGAGGTAGTCGTTGTCGTTGACGGTCTGCCACGCGCTGGCCAGCGGCCCCGAGAGCACGTCGCCGGGGAGAACCTCGAAGAACGAGTCCTGGTGGCCGAACCCGTCGGTGAGGCCGGTGTAGGGTGTTATCCAGGCGTTAGAAGAGTAACAGGCCGTGTCGTAGCCGGCCGCCGACAGGGTCGACGCGAGGGTCGTCTCGTCGTCGAGATACGGACTCCCCTGATCGGCTCCGTGCTGGCTCGGATACCGGCCGGTAAACAGCGAGGCGTGAACCGGAAGCGTCCATGGCGCGGGCGCGACCGCCGATTCGAAGACGGTCGCCGCCTCGGCGAACCGCGACAGCTCGGGCGTCGTCTCCCGCTCGTACCCGTAGGGCTCGAGCCGATCCTTTCGGACCGTATCCAGAACGACGAAGAGGACGTTCGATTGCGGTGTCCTGTCCATTACTGGCCTCACTTTTCTCCACGCCAATAAATCGATTGAAGGGGAGGGCAGCCACCCGTCACGGCCGCGCTCTCCGCTCGGCGATGATCAGATGTTTCAAGGTAACTGACGATTCATACCAGCCATGGACGAGCGAAATCGTCGGGCGTTCATCATCGGGGCCATCGGGACGATCGCAGTCTTTTCCGTCCTCTTTTTCGTCGTCGGCGCGCGCGACATTCTCGATTCGTTACTGTCGGCGGAGCCGTCGCTGGTCGCCGCGACGTTCGCGCTCGCGCTCTGCTGGCTGGCCGCCTGGAGCCTGATGCTCCGGACCGTCCTCGCCGCGCTCGGCATCGGCATCCCGGTCGGGAAGTCGTTTTTCATCTACGCCGGTGCCGTCTTCGCGAACAACGTCACCCCGTTCGGGCAAGCCGGCGGCGAACCGGTCGCAGCGCTGCTCATCTCGAAGACCTCCGATGCCCGCTACGAGACCAGCCTCGTCGGCATCGCGAGCGTCGACGTCCTCAACGTCGTTCCCTCGATCTCGCTCATCCTCGTCGGCGTCGGCTACTACGCGACCACCGCCGCGCTCGGCGACCACCTCGTGACGGCGGTCGGTTCGGCGGTCGTGCTGATCGCGGGAATCGTCATCGCCATGGGGCTCGTCTGGCGGTACCACCAGGCGATCGTCGACCGGCTCCCCGGAATCGTCGCCCCCCGACTCGGTCGGCTCGGGCTCGAGCGCTTCGAGTCCGAGACGCTCGAGGAGGACATCGCCGACCGACTGGGACGATTCTTCGAGAACATCGAACGCGTGGCGACGGACCGGTGGCGGCTGTCCGCCGTCGTCGGGCTGTCACTGTGTGGCTGGCTCTTTCAGGTCGCCGCGCTCATGGCGGCGTTCGCCGCGCTGGGCTACGGCGTCCCGCCGTACGTCCTGCTATTCGTGATCCCGCTGGCAAACCTGGCCGGCGCTGCGCCCCTTCCGGGGGGACTCGGCGGGATCGAGGCCGCGTTCGTCACGCTGCTCGTTCCCACCACCGGTATTCAGGCGTCGGTCATCACCGCGGCCGTCCTCATCTTCCGCGGTGCGATCTACTGGATGCCGATCCTGATCGGCGGCCTGGCCGTGTCGGCGTTCGGTGTCCGGGCGGTGCGGTGACGCCGATCGGCGGACGACGGAGTGACTACCCGCCTGCGGGGCGACCGAGCGGTTAATCCCCGTCCGGCTCCGATGAACGGTCGATCGATCGGTATGTACCGAGACGGACACGCCGGATTCAACGCCCTGCTGTACGCGCCGTTTCTGCCCCTGGTTGGCCGCGTCTGGTCGCTCGAGCTGGCGCTGATCGGGGCGCTCGTGGCCGTCGCCGTGGCCAACCTCCCGGATATCGACGAGCCGCTGCCGCGGCTCCGACACCGCGGGCCAACGCACACCGTCTGGTTCGCCGTCCTCGTCGGGCTGGTCGCCGGCGTCGGGACCGCCCTCGCCGTCCCCTCGACGCCGGATGCATTTGCGTTCGGGTTCGCCGTCGGTACCGGCGGGTTCCTCGCCCACCTCGCGGGTGATATCGTCACGCCGATGGGAATCAGCCCGTTCGCCCCCGTCTGGCGGGCCCACGTCACGCTCGGCTGGTTCAAATCCAAGAACGGCCGGATCAATCGCGCGTTTCTGCTCGCCGGTTCGGCCGCTCTGTTCGCGTCACTGCTTCTAACGTTGTTATTGCCGGTAGCAACCGTTCCGACGGGGTGACCGACCGCACGGTTACTGCGGTCACGGCTGCCGTGCGCCGCGTCTCCAACTCGAGACCTCAGCGAATCGACGGGAGTTCGTCCGCGCCCCACGCGAGGATGCCGATCGATGCGGCCCAGAGCACTACTGTCGCGGCCGGACTGTGAACCGCCAGCCCGGGACTCCAGCTCGTCCGGAGGGGGAACAGCCAGTCGATCCCCTTCGGCGAGAGCGAGTCGATCGCAAGATGCGAGCCGATCGCGAGCCCGACGGCGACTGCGACACCCCGGCCACGCCAGTCCTCTCGATTCAGCCGTCGGCCGACCGCGTAGCCGCCGATGACGATCGCGAGGGCGAACAGGGGCGTGTGGGTTATGCCGCGGTGAACGAACGGCCATTCCAATCCCGCGGGAAAGAGGAAGTCCGCGTCAGGGAGGAGGCCGAAGACGAGCCCGATCCGCGGGTCTTCGTCGGTGAGTCCGCGGACGAGGGCGTAGCCGACGAACGCGTGGGTCGCGAACGCGCCCGCGAGGAACAATCCGCGTTCGAGTTCCATCGCGTACTGGTTCGATCGATCCCATTACGTAACTTATGATTCTCGGACGCCGGATCGACGCGTACGAACGCGGTCGACGCTGCCGTCGAACCAACAGTGCTTACATTCGGGACCGACTACGAACCGGGCATGGATCCGTTGCAAACCGAGGGGCTACCGGCCTGGCTCGAGTCGATGTTCACGTCGGAACTCGCGTTAGCGGTGTTCTTCGGTATCTGCGTTCTCGAGGGGGCGATGCTCCTGCGGTTCATGCCGAGCGAACTCGTCGTTCCGGCGGCGTTGGCACTGATCGGCTCGTCGATCCCAGAAGTGATCGCGATCGTCGCCATCGCGGTCGTCGGAACGACGGTCGGCCAGTTCTGTCTCTTCTGTCTCGTCCGTCGCGCCGGCCGAGAGTACGTCCTGCAAAAGCGCTGGTTTCCCATCACCGAGTCGCGACTCGAGCGATTCGACGGCTGGTTCGATCGCTGGGGCGGTCTGGCCGTCCCCGTGAGCAATACGATGCTGTTCGTTCGCGGGCTGCTGACCGTCCCCGCCGGGCTCTCGGAAATGGACGGCCGCTCGTTCGTCGCGCTGTCGGCGATTGGCTCGCTGTCCTTCCAGACGATCCTCGCGACTCTCTACCTCGCCGGCGGCCATCTGTTGGCGTGACCGAGCGGCGGATTCAGCCCCCGTAGACGCTGCTTCTCAGTACAGCTTCGCGTTCCTGCGTCACCGAACTGCAAAATCGAAAACTGCGATCGCTTCGTCTTAGCTCCCGCCCTGTCGGTAGACGGGCAGCCGGAATCGGACGCCTCTGTCGCGGAGCTGCCACCTGATCTCGGTGCCGACCCACGTCAGGCCCGTCAGGAGCGCGACGCCGATAGCGGCGAACTCCGAGGACCCCATCCAGACCGGGCTGACGAAGAGGAGGGCGTTGTAGATCCGGTGTGGAAGGAGCGACTCGATGAGATCACCGAGGAATCCGAGGGGATTAAAGCCGAAGCCGTCTCCGCCACCGCCGCCGCCGCCGCCGCCACCGCTGCTCTCGGCTTCAGTTCGGTTCTCGAGGCCGAGTGACTGGGCGCTCTGGCCGCTCTCGCTTTCGTCACCGGTCTCGAGGCGCTCGGATTCGTAGGGGAGGCTGGAGCCGACCTCCCAGACGATCTCGCCGGACTGATTGACCTCGATGACCCGGTTGCCGTGGGTGTCGGAGATCAGCGTGTTCCCGTTCGGAAGTCGGTCTGCGTCCCGGGGCCACTGGATCTGATCGTCCTCCCAGAGCCAGGTCTGGGTCCATTCGCCGTCCTCGCGCTGGAACTCCTTGATCTGTGCGTTCTCGGAGTCGGCGACGAGGATGGCCGGGCCGCCCTGACTCTCGGGGATGAAATCAGGGTTGTGCTGTTCGTGGAGGACGTCGTGCTCGTTTTCGCTCCCGAGCGTCCAGTCCTCGAGCAGCCCCTCCTCCTGATCGAGGAAGACGACCTGGTCTTGATTGCGCAGACTGGCCATGATCCGGCCTTCCATCTGGCCCTCCTCGATGTACTCGACGTCGTTGATGTGTGCCCAGTCGCGCGGCCAGGAGTGACCGCCCTCGAGCGGGAAGTCGCTCTGGGCGTCCCAGAGCCAGTCGACGACCTCCGTCTCGGTGTTGACGATGAACACCTGGTCGGCGACCATGTCGGCGACGACGAAGTGGGTCTCGTTGATTCGATCGACGTCGTGCCATTCGCCGGCGTACTCCTTGTAGTCGTAGCGCTCGTAGATGACCTCGACCTCACCGGTCTCGAGGTCGGCCCGCTCGATGACGTTGCGGGTACACGGCGGCGCGCCGCAGTTAGCGCCTTCCGTGTGAATCGTGTCCGTCGCGGCG is a window encoding:
- a CDS encoding aryl-sulfate sulfotransferase; this encodes MTERTLPSLERVRSEITRNRLRVAFAVLILITAAVVASAAGGGVSTASKEDVPDAPETDNHTVVTESGRAGTITAYQPNGEVLYYNNSRTKYFDADPVEGDPLTVEYAATDTIHTEGANCGAPPCTRNVIERADLETGEVEVIYERYDYKEYAGEWHDVDRINETHFVVADMVADQVFIVNTETEVVDWLWDAQSDFPLEGGHSWPRDWAHINDVEYIEEGQMEGRIMASLRNQDQVVFLDQEEGLLEDWTLGSENEHDVLHEQHNPDFIPESQGGPAILVADSENAQIKEFQREDGEWTQTWLWEDDQIQWPRDADRLPNGNTLISDTHGNRVIEVNQSGEIVWEVGSSLPYESERLETGDESESGQSAQSLGLENRTEAESSGGGGGGGGGGDGFGFNPLGFLGDLIESLLPHRIYNALLFVSPVWMGSSEFAAIGVALLTGLTWVGTEIRWQLRDRGVRFRLPVYRQGGS
- a CDS encoding lysylphosphatidylglycerol synthase transmembrane domain-containing protein, which gives rise to MDERNRRAFIIGAIGTIAVFSVLFFVVGARDILDSLLSAEPSLVAATFALALCWLAAWSLMLRTVLAALGIGIPVGKSFFIYAGAVFANNVTPFGQAGGEPVAALLISKTSDARYETSLVGIASVDVLNVVPSISLILVGVGYYATTAALGDHLVTAVGSAVVLIAGIVIAMGLVWRYHQAIVDRLPGIVAPRLGRLGLERFESETLEEDIADRLGRFFENIERVATDRWRLSAVVGLSLCGWLFQVAALMAAFAALGYGVPPYVLLFVIPLANLAGAAPLPGGLGGIEAAFVTLLVPTTGIQASVITAAVLIFRGAIYWMPILIGGLAVSAFGVRAVR
- a CDS encoding sulfatase, which gives rise to MDRTPQSNVLFVVLDTVRKDRLEPYGYERETTPELSRFAEAATVFESAVAPAPWTLPVHASLFTGRYPSQHGADQGSPYLDDETTLASTLSAAGYDTACYSSNAWITPYTGLTDGFGHQDSFFEVLPGDVLSGPLASAWQTVNDNDYLRDLASKLVHLGAMAHSKLASGEGADSKTPSVIDRTKSFIDDSESDDGWFAFVNLMDAHLPYYPPEEYREEFAPGVDPDDVCQNSKEFNSGARDIDDDEWEDIRGLYDAEIAHMDAELGRLFDWLRETDQWEETTVVVAADHGELHGEHDLYGHEFALYDQLINVPLLVKHPDLEADRRDDLVELLDCYHTVLDVLDVNPDAVGRTDVDGHSDRVVARDATRSLLSSEYRAFEGAVDPDAGQRAVLEGEGNYAFVEYAQPVIELHHLEEKASEAGIDLPDDHRAYSRLRAARSTDAKYVRADRIPDEGYRLDEDPVERTSVDPADDDIVAATERALARFEEGVGGAWDDPTETDDAADALDEADEETRDRLRELGYLE
- a CDS encoding metal-dependent hydrolase; translated protein: MYRDGHAGFNALLYAPFLPLVGRVWSLELALIGALVAVAVANLPDIDEPLPRLRHRGPTHTVWFAVLVGLVAGVGTALAVPSTPDAFAFGFAVGTGGFLAHLAGDIVTPMGISPFAPVWRAHVTLGWFKSKNGRINRAFLLAGSAALFASLLLTLLLPVATVPTG
- a CDS encoding DedA family protein, which translates into the protein MDPLQTEGLPAWLESMFTSELALAVFFGICVLEGAMLLRFMPSELVVPAALALIGSSIPEVIAIVAIAVVGTTVGQFCLFCLVRRAGREYVLQKRWFPITESRLERFDGWFDRWGGLAVPVSNTMLFVRGLLTVPAGLSEMDGRSFVALSAIGSLSFQTILATLYLAGGHLLA
- a CDS encoding metal-dependent hydrolase, with protein sequence MELERGLFLAGAFATHAFVGYALVRGLTDEDPRIGLVFGLLPDADFLFPAGLEWPFVHRGITHTPLFALAIVIGGYAVGRRLNREDWRGRGVAVAVGLAIGSHLAIDSLSPKGIDWLFPLRTSWSPGLAVHSPAATVVLWAASIGILAWGADELPSIR
- a CDS encoding glycosyltransferase family 4 protein; protein product: MKISHYFELEAHVTGGIHESVVHQRKMLDRLDLTYTTEPTLEADVFHCNLMGPRSVWYARRARRRNIPVVAHTHVTAEDFGESFRFTNALARPLKPYLRWAYGLADALVCPSEYNRRLLETYTDAPTTVISNGVDREKLAGFESLEAEYRERYDLESPTVFLVGHVIKRKGLETFVELARRLPELDFAWFGPLDLSLKGRETTRLIEDSPANCTFTGYIDDIRGAFAAGDIFCFPTHEENEGIALLEAMAAGKPVLVRDIETFSWLADGEDCLKVSGAGVDGFEAALERLTDAELRDRLGSNAAGRSEEFSLETVAKQYQSLYQEVA